Proteins from one Mycolicibacter virginiensis genomic window:
- a CDS encoding proton-conducting transporter transmembrane domain-containing protein, protein MTLLIALPLLAPVLAALCSAMLGWRRFGSAVTVMSALTILGCGVALAVRIGDGTQLALNGLLRADALSVTMLIVIGVVGSLATWASIGYVDAELACGHTDERGARLYGILTPAFLAAMALAVSANNIGVVWIAVEATTVVTAFLVGHRRSRAALEATWKYVMVCSVGITIAFLGTVLLHFAALHAGAGAEDALDLDVLAAHASGLDPAVTRLAGALLLIGYGAKMGLAPFHTWLADAHSQAPAPVSALMSGVLLSVAFSVLIRIKPIIDAAVGPAFLRTALLAAGLVTLLIAALLLTITTDLKRMLAYSSMETMGLIAVAAAAGTQLAITALLLHVLAHGVGKTVLFLAGGQLQAAHGTTAIGEISAVFGRSRLVGGAFAAGMVVLLGLPPFAMFASEVAIAISLADARLAWALGLALVALVVAFAALLRNSGRLLLGTPDAGTPPIRVPVTVAGALVIGVLLSFALGVTAGPLTDLFEAAASQLGVR, encoded by the coding sequence ATGACACTTCTGATTGCGCTTCCACTGCTGGCACCGGTGTTGGCAGCACTGTGCTCGGCGATGCTCGGCTGGCGCCGGTTCGGTTCCGCCGTCACGGTGATGTCTGCGCTGACCATCTTGGGATGCGGTGTCGCCTTGGCCGTACGGATCGGCGACGGGACCCAACTGGCGCTGAATGGCCTGTTGCGGGCCGATGCACTGTCGGTGACGATGCTGATTGTCATCGGTGTCGTCGGCAGCCTGGCCACCTGGGCGAGCATCGGCTACGTCGACGCCGAGTTGGCTTGTGGACACACCGATGAACGCGGCGCACGGTTGTACGGCATCCTGACTCCGGCGTTCTTGGCAGCGATGGCTCTTGCGGTGTCGGCCAACAACATCGGCGTGGTGTGGATCGCGGTGGAAGCCACCACGGTAGTCACCGCGTTTCTGGTCGGGCACCGCCGCAGCCGGGCCGCCCTGGAGGCCACCTGGAAATACGTCATGGTGTGTTCGGTGGGCATCACAATCGCGTTCCTGGGCACCGTGTTACTGCATTTCGCCGCGCTGCATGCCGGAGCGGGCGCTGAGGACGCGCTGGACCTCGACGTGCTGGCCGCCCATGCCAGTGGGCTCGACCCGGCGGTGACCCGTTTGGCGGGCGCGCTGCTGTTGATCGGCTACGGAGCCAAGATGGGCTTGGCACCGTTTCACACCTGGCTCGCCGATGCGCACAGTCAAGCCCCGGCTCCTGTTTCGGCGTTGATGAGCGGGGTGCTGCTGTCCGTCGCGTTCTCGGTGCTGATCCGGATCAAGCCGATCATCGATGCCGCGGTGGGTCCGGCGTTTCTGCGGACGGCACTGCTGGCCGCCGGTTTGGTGACACTGCTGATCGCTGCGCTGCTGCTCACCATCACGACCGATCTCAAACGGATGCTGGCCTATTCATCGATGGAGACGATGGGCCTGATCGCCGTCGCCGCGGCGGCGGGCACCCAGCTGGCGATCACCGCGCTGCTGCTGCACGTCCTTGCTCACGGTGTCGGCAAGACGGTGCTGTTCCTCGCCGGCGGGCAGTTGCAGGCCGCCCACGGCACCACCGCGATCGGCGAGATCTCTGCGGTGTTCGGGAGGTCACGGTTGGTCGGTGGCGCGTTCGCCGCCGGGATGGTGGTCCTGCTCGGTTTGCCGCCGTTTGCCATGTTCGCCAGCGAGGTGGCGATCGCGATCTCGCTGGCCGACGCGCGTCTGGCGTGGGCCCTCGGTCTGGCACTGGTGGCGCTGGTGGTGGCGTTCGCCGCCCTGCTGCGCAATTCCGGCCGGCTGCTGCTGGGCACCCCGGACGCCGGTACCCCGCCGATCCGGGTACCGGTAACGGTTGCGGGCGCGCTGGTGATCGGGGTGCTGCTCTCGTTCGCCCTAGGAGTGACCGCCGGCCCGCTGACCGACTTGTTCGAGGCCGCCGCAAGCCAACTCGGAGTCCGCTGA